In Humulus lupulus chromosome 6, drHumLupu1.1, whole genome shotgun sequence, a single genomic region encodes these proteins:
- the LOC133783032 gene encoding cytochrome c oxidase subunit 6b-2, with protein sequence MAEIELKTAPADFRFPTTNQTRHCFTRYIEFHRCLAAKGEESGECEKFARYYRSLCPGEWVEKWNEQRDNGNFPGPL encoded by the exons ATGGCCGAG ATTGAGCTGAAAACAGCACCTGCGGATTTTCGGTTCCCTACAACAAATCAAACTAGACATTGTTTCACCCGTTACATTGAATTCCACAG GTGCTTGGCAGCAAAGGGTGAAGAGTCTGGCGAATGTGAGAAATTCGCTAGATATTACCGCTCTCTCTGTCCTGGTGAATGG GTTGAGAAATGGAATGAACAAAGGGACAATGGAAATTTCCCAGGTCCTCTTTGA